Proteins from a genomic interval of Moorena sp. SIOASIH:
- a CDS encoding transposase, with translation MKTPTKIIRTDKWQLNPTPDQKVFFGETVKIYRRACRFLVGIIYTHWAELGSLTADRVAWPTANQLTPAVERLMHETAKRPNIKYPQFNKAFYKFPSYYRRAAIAFAAGQVSSFVTRYNEWQSGTRKRRDTKPPRLNADAGCYPALYKGQCYKLYGFDQVEIKVFNGSDWVWTNVQITGLRERHQVASNKMLSPSLIFNERVCHLSVPFSCKPEKRKPEANVTAVDLGINTTATIAVVTHSGTVIHREFIHPGRDIDRRDKRLKSVSMRASLTMGKGGKLHKGFCSKTYQKCRRINNQIGHVVSKGIVEIAKKFNSEAIVFENLKGWKAKGGHKRSNLRQRFHGWLKAKIRDFTEMKWAELGGKVVEVVAAYTSKLGFDGSGKVKRDSKNYALATFSSGKRFNADLNGAYNIGARGVFKLVRRNGNEGRPSKRSGRSPRSWACLCDLWALRSSRARIGHPHLGDNQVGEASFTQMTNESSRTPNIKTTPILTLPEGGDNPVILF, from the coding sequence GTGAAAACGCCGACCAAAATCATAAGAACCGATAAGTGGCAACTTAACCCGACTCCAGATCAAAAAGTATTTTTTGGAGAAACGGTTAAGATATACCGCCGTGCTTGTCGGTTTTTGGTTGGCATCATTTACACCCATTGGGCAGAACTAGGATCTTTAACAGCCGATCGCGTAGCGTGGCCTACGGCCAATCAGCTAACTCCTGCTGTTGAGCGGTTAATGCATGAAACGGCTAAACGTCCTAATATAAAATACCCCCAGTTCAACAAAGCTTTTTACAAATTTCCAAGCTATTACCGTCGAGCTGCGATTGCTTTTGCTGCTGGTCAGGTTAGTAGTTTCGTGACCCGGTATAACGAATGGCAATCGGGTACGCGAAAAAGGAGAGACACTAAACCTCCACGGCTAAATGCTGATGCTGGTTGTTATCCGGCTTTATACAAGGGTCAATGTTATAAACTTTACGGTTTTGATCAGGTTGAGATCAAAGTATTCAATGGTTCAGATTGGGTTTGGACTAACGTTCAAATTACCGGTCTAAGAGAAAGACATCAAGTGGCAAGCAACAAAATGCTGTCACCGTCTTTAATTTTTAATGAAAGAGTTTGTCATCTGTCAGTTCCGTTTAGTTGTAAGCCAGAAAAGCGGAAACCAGAGGCTAATGTAACAGCGGTAGATCTAGGAATTAATACTACTGCGACTATAGCGGTCGTGACCCACAGCGGCACTGTAATCCACAGGGAGTTTATCCACCCTGGGAGAGACATAGACCGTCGGGATAAGCGACTAAAATCCGTATCTATGCGGGCATCATTGACCATGGGCAAGGGCGGAAAACTCCATAAAGGGTTCTGCTCTAAAACTTATCAAAAATGCCGAAGAATCAATAATCAAATTGGCCATGTAGTTTCTAAGGGAATTGTTGAGATTGCTAAAAAATTCAATTCTGAAGCAATCGTATTTGAGAACCTTAAAGGATGGAAGGCAAAAGGTGGACATAAGCGGTCTAACCTCCGTCAACGCTTTCATGGGTGGCTTAAGGCAAAAATTCGCGATTTTACTGAAATGAAGTGGGCTGAATTGGGCGGCAAAGTGGTAGAGGTTGTGGCGGCTTACACCTCCAAACTTGGCTTTGATGGTTCCGGCAAGGTCAAACGTGACTCGAAGAATTATGCCCTAGCAACTTTCTCTTCAGGTAAGCGATTCAATGCTGATCTTAACGGTGCTTACAATATCGGTGCTAGAGGCGTGTTTAAACTCGTTCGCAGAAATGGCAACGAGGGTCGTCCCAGCAAAAGGTCTGGACGATCGCCTAGAAGCTGGGCTTGTTTGTGTGATCTGTGGGCGCTTCGTAGCTCTAGAGCGCGCATAGGACACCCCCACCTCGGTGATAACCAGGTGGGGGAAGCTTCATTTACCCAAATGACTAATGAGTCATCACGAACGCCGAATATTAAAACAACACCAATCCTGACGCTTCCAGAGGGTGGCGACAATCCAGTTATTTTGTTCTAG
- the prmA gene encoding 50S ribosomal protein L11 methyltransferase, translating to MANSWWEIQILCDSALEDLIFWRLEKFGCRGMSSQLKGQSQLVLAHLPQIQAQLLDLAALALWVSQDALTVGLPVPITRWHLIDEEDWASSWKQYWEPQEIGDRFLIYPAWLPLPDPSERILLRLDPGAAFGTGTHPTTQLCLEALEMRLGYSDQENVVVDIGCGSGILSIASVLLGAKKVYGVDIDPLAVGAARNNRSLNNMSDQDLVIEQGSLETLSKLTNGEPVDGILCNILAEVIIDLIPLMSAIAKPTSWAVISGVLLDQVKPIADTLEQNNWIVATLWKRQDWCCFNIRRS from the coding sequence ATGGCAAACAGCTGGTGGGAAATTCAAATTTTGTGCGACTCTGCCTTAGAGGATTTAATCTTCTGGCGACTAGAAAAGTTTGGTTGTCGAGGAATGTCCAGCCAGCTTAAGGGACAGTCTCAACTAGTGCTTGCTCACTTACCCCAAATACAAGCACAGCTGTTGGATTTGGCAGCCCTTGCCCTTTGGGTAAGTCAGGACGCCCTTACTGTAGGGCTGCCAGTACCGATAACTCGGTGGCACCTGATTGATGAGGAAGATTGGGCAAGTAGTTGGAAACAATACTGGGAACCCCAAGAAATTGGCGATCGCTTTTTGATCTATCCCGCCTGGCTACCCTTACCAGACCCTTCCGAACGGATCTTGTTACGCCTTGATCCCGGAGCAGCATTTGGCACAGGTACCCATCCCACCACTCAGTTATGCCTGGAAGCATTAGAGATGCGTCTAGGCTACAGTGATCAGGAGAATGTGGTAGTGGATATTGGCTGTGGTTCGGGCATTCTCTCTATTGCCTCGGTGTTGTTAGGGGCTAAAAAGGTCTATGGCGTAGATATTGACCCCTTAGCAGTGGGTGCTGCCCGCAACAACCGCTCTCTTAACAACATGTCTGACCAGGATCTGGTGATAGAACAAGGTAGTTTAGAAACCTTGTCTAAGCTTACTAATGGTGAACCAGTAGATGGAATCCTCTGCAATATTCTGGCAGAGGTGATTATTGATTTAATTCCACTAATGAGTGCTATAGCGAAACCCACCAGCTGGGCAGTTATCAGTGGTGTGTTATTAGATCAGGTGAAACCGATTGCTGATACCCTAGAACAAAATAACTGGATTGTCGCCACCCTCTGGAAGCGTCAGGATTGGTGTTGTTTTAATATTCGGCGTTCGTGA
- the serA gene encoding phosphoglycerate dehydrogenase codes for MSKVLVSDSIDQAGIDILSQVAQVDFNPNLSPEELLTIIPDYDALMIRSGTRVTQEVIEAGKQLKIIGRAGVGVDNVDIPAATRHGIVVVNSPEGNTIAAAEHALAMMLALSRHISDANQSVKSNKWQRKLFIGTEVYKKTLGVVGLGKIGSHVATVARAMGMKLLGYDPFISVERAEQLGCRLVEMDLLLRESDYITLHIPKTPETTHLINDEAIAKMKPTARIINCARGGIIDEEALANALKEGKIAGAALDVYESEPLGESPLRELGKEMVLTPHLGASTTEAQVNVAVDVAEQIRDVLLGLPARSAVNIPGLSPNVIEKLRPYMELAETLGNLVAQLAGGRIELLDVRLQGELATNESQPLVVAALKGLLSQALRERVNYVNASIEAKERGIRVIETRDASMRDYSGSLDLSATGSMGKHSVTGALLNDGEIHITSIDDFPINVPPTHYMLFTLHRDMPGIIGKIGSLLGSFNVNIASMQVGRKIVRGDAVMVLSLDDPLPEGVLTEIMKVPGIRDAHTVTL; via the coding sequence ATGTCTAAGGTTCTTGTTTCTGACTCAATTGATCAAGCTGGCATTGATATCCTTTCCCAAGTTGCTCAGGTTGATTTCAATCCGAATCTATCACCGGAAGAACTATTGACAATTATCCCAGACTATGATGCTCTGATGATTCGCTCTGGCACCCGCGTTACCCAAGAGGTAATTGAGGCGGGCAAGCAACTCAAGATCATTGGTCGTGCTGGTGTTGGGGTTGATAACGTCGATATCCCAGCAGCAACTCGTCATGGGATTGTAGTGGTTAACTCTCCGGAAGGGAATACTATAGCCGCAGCCGAACATGCCCTGGCAATGATGCTAGCCCTATCTCGCCATATCTCCGATGCCAATCAGTCAGTTAAAAGCAATAAGTGGCAGCGTAAGCTTTTTATTGGCACAGAAGTTTACAAAAAAACCCTTGGTGTAGTTGGCTTGGGTAAAATTGGCTCCCATGTTGCAACTGTCGCCCGAGCAATGGGAATGAAGTTGCTGGGCTATGACCCCTTCATTTCCGTAGAACGGGCGGAACAGCTAGGCTGTCGTTTAGTCGAGATGGATTTGCTGTTGCGCGAGTCTGATTACATCACATTGCATATCCCCAAAACTCCAGAAACCACTCATCTGATTAATGACGAAGCCATTGCTAAGATGAAGCCGACTGCCCGAATTATCAACTGTGCCAGAGGAGGCATTATTGATGAAGAAGCCCTGGCTAACGCACTCAAAGAGGGTAAGATTGCTGGTGCAGCATTGGATGTTTATGAATCAGAACCACTAGGAGAATCGCCCTTGCGTGAATTGGGGAAAGAAATGGTTCTGACCCCCCACCTAGGGGCATCTACCACAGAAGCCCAAGTTAATGTTGCTGTTGATGTAGCCGAACAAATTCGGGATGTCCTCTTAGGCTTACCCGCCCGTTCAGCAGTTAATATTCCTGGATTGTCACCCAATGTGATTGAAAAACTAAGACCATACATGGAGTTGGCAGAAACTCTGGGTAACCTAGTTGCTCAACTGGCGGGGGGACGCATTGAATTACTTGATGTCCGATTACAGGGAGAGTTAGCTACCAATGAAAGCCAGCCCTTAGTGGTTGCTGCCCTCAAAGGCTTACTTTCCCAGGCACTGCGAGAGCGGGTAAACTATGTCAATGCATCCATTGAAGCAAAAGAGCGGGGCATTCGGGTAATTGAAACCAGGGATGCTTCGATGCGAGACTATTCTGGGTCCCTAGATCTATCAGCTACCGGTTCCATGGGGAAACATTCTGTAACGGGTGCTCTGTTGAATGATGGGGAAATCCACATTACCAGTATCGACGACTTCCCGATTAATGTCCCTCCCACTCACTATATGCTGTTTACCCTACACCGGGATATGCCCGGAATTATTGGTAAAATTGGCTCTCTACTGGGTAGTTTTAATGTCAATATTGCCAGTATGCAGGTGGGCCGCAAAATTGTGCGGGGTGACGCAGTTATGGTGCTTAGTCTAGATGACCCCTTACCGGAGGGAGTTTTGACAGAGATTATGAAGGTGCCAGGGATTAGGGATGCTCACACGGTAACTTTATAA
- a CDS encoding photosystem II S4 domain protein, whose protein sequence is MLPREELLKGVDNREDVARVIDQADQAIKTWEVVLTDFLSPPVLVEVAQQFERLTEVQLVTWGGYPQAERQRLGIAREELPLDQSQVEVVGLDIAGNFLFDTATHRDFLGAILGTGLVREKIGDIIVLGERGAQVIVVPELVEFLELNLNQVRSVPVKTQRIDLSELKVREPKKKLRTTTEASMRLDAIASAGFGMSRSKMVDLITTGDVRVNWKEVKQSSYTVKSGDLIAIRGKGRLEVGDVSITKKQRYRVELTRYI, encoded by the coding sequence ATGCTACCTAGAGAAGAACTTTTAAAAGGTGTAGACAATCGAGAGGATGTGGCTCGTGTGATTGACCAAGCTGATCAAGCAATTAAGACTTGGGAGGTGGTATTGACTGATTTTCTATCACCGCCAGTTTTGGTAGAGGTTGCTCAGCAGTTTGAACGGTTGACAGAGGTGCAATTAGTGACTTGGGGAGGATATCCTCAGGCGGAACGGCAACGGTTAGGGATCGCCCGTGAGGAATTGCCTCTGGATCAATCTCAGGTAGAGGTGGTGGGTTTGGATATTGCTGGGAATTTTTTGTTTGATACGGCAACTCACCGGGATTTCTTGGGCGCAATTCTGGGAACTGGATTGGTGCGAGAGAAGATTGGGGACATTATTGTCTTGGGAGAGCGAGGTGCTCAGGTGATTGTCGTACCAGAGTTGGTAGAGTTTCTGGAGCTGAATTTAAATCAGGTGCGTTCGGTACCTGTCAAAACTCAACGGATTGATTTGAGTGAACTCAAGGTTAGGGAACCAAAAAAGAAACTCAGAACAACAACAGAAGCTTCCATGCGTCTAGATGCGATCGCATCGGCTGGGTTTGGTATGTCCCGCAGTAAGATGGTTGATTTGATTACCACTGGTGATGTGCGAGTTAACTGGAAAGAGGTCAAACAATCTAGCTATACAGTCAAATCTGGAGATTTGATTGCCATTCGTGGTAAAGGACGCTTGGAGGTTGGGGATGTCTCTATTACTAAAAAACAACGATATCGGGTTGAATTAACCCGATACATCTGA
- a CDS encoding DICT sensory domain-containing protein: MIITTSVLQSLLQAIPILRSQVYFKSSLTALSHAMEDQVLAGSEQPLVIASFQRERFYRQEAHRYRRIAQQTPQVYVLAAPETEFNNSSEYHETVAFEPNDALSQEWHLVVIGQSYTNCLICQERPSPILEVTNGEMDSSRRFEGIWTFDRKVSQKAAEILLNRIQIYRPELAAKIEQAKSQYLDDSSVVSARLTQNSTSNLSLLDQAQSSANSDPFVQRLVTYLQAGQYKLLKAYRSIAAQGKKESLINSISNAIRRSLDPNAILEVAVQELGKALEASRCLIYRCKATDTTTIINHEFLKPSSQGDDPLVATLGKIWPLQDNCLFQEVVQSGERIYVEDTQTDPRINGTNSTNKTGNRRSKTLDNLVQELAIRSWLKVPVLYQGQLLGMLDIHHCGSQPYQWEKDELALVDAIATQVGVALIQAEAYANLEDLNQQLEALDRTRSNLVAITGHELRTPLSTIQVCLESLASEPDMSLELRQVMLNTALTDAERMRKLIQDFLTLSRLESGRVEWHPESLSLRECIDLSLSNVCARRSEDERPSLSLQVPENLPLVKADGEWLVETLARLLDNACKFTSPQGEVKISIQTLDDSMIVVIIEDSGRGIEPNRLETVFDRFYQEEGALRRTTGGTGLGLAICRQIVKGWGGKIWANSAGKDQGSQFYFTVPIIQTPKSKHSKARRKR, encoded by the coding sequence ATGATTATTACGACTTCCGTGCTGCAAAGCTTACTGCAAGCTATACCTATACTGCGGTCACAGGTGTACTTCAAGTCTTCTTTGACCGCACTTTCCCATGCCATGGAAGATCAGGTATTAGCTGGCTCAGAGCAGCCGTTGGTCATTGCTAGCTTCCAGCGAGAGCGTTTCTACCGTCAGGAAGCTCATCGATATCGACGCATTGCTCAACAGACCCCCCAAGTTTATGTACTAGCAGCACCGGAAACAGAATTTAATAACAGTTCAGAGTATCACGAAACCGTGGCATTTGAACCCAACGATGCCCTCTCTCAAGAATGGCATTTAGTAGTTATTGGGCAAAGTTACACAAACTGTTTAATTTGTCAAGAACGACCCTCACCAATACTAGAGGTGACCAATGGGGAAATGGACTCATCCCGACGTTTTGAAGGAATCTGGACATTTGACCGGAAGGTGAGTCAAAAAGCAGCTGAGATATTACTCAATCGGATTCAAATTTACCGACCTGAACTAGCCGCTAAGATTGAACAGGCAAAATCTCAGTATTTAGACGATTCATCCGTAGTTAGTGCTCGATTAACCCAAAACTCCACCAGTAATCTATCCCTTCTCGACCAAGCTCAAAGTTCCGCCAATTCTGATCCTTTTGTCCAGCGTTTGGTGACTTACCTACAGGCAGGTCAGTATAAATTGCTCAAAGCCTATCGCTCCATTGCTGCTCAGGGCAAGAAAGAATCTCTGATCAACTCTATTTCCAACGCCATTAGGCGATCCCTTGACCCCAATGCCATTCTTGAAGTGGCTGTGCAAGAGTTGGGTAAAGCCCTTGAAGCATCACGGTGTCTAATTTATCGCTGTAAAGCAACAGATACCACTACTATCATCAATCATGAGTTCTTAAAGCCCTCTAGTCAGGGGGATGACCCTTTAGTTGCCACACTAGGAAAAATATGGCCATTGCAAGACAATTGCCTATTCCAAGAGGTTGTCCAGAGTGGAGAACGGATTTATGTAGAAGACACCCAGACAGATCCTCGGATTAACGGTACTAATTCCACAAATAAAACTGGTAATCGACGATCAAAAACCTTGGACAATCTAGTCCAAGAGCTTGCCATTCGCTCTTGGCTGAAGGTACCAGTGCTGTATCAGGGTCAGTTATTGGGCATGTTAGATATACATCATTGTGGGTCCCAACCTTATCAATGGGAAAAGGATGAGTTAGCCTTAGTGGATGCGATCGCAACTCAAGTCGGTGTAGCTTTGATTCAAGCCGAAGCCTACGCCAACCTAGAAGATTTGAATCAGCAGCTAGAAGCTCTTGACCGCACCCGTAGCAATTTAGTAGCGATTACAGGTCATGAACTGCGCACTCCTCTCTCCACAATTCAAGTATGTCTTGAGAGTCTAGCTAGTGAGCCAGATATGTCCCTAGAATTGCGTCAGGTGATGCTCAATACTGCCCTCACTGACGCTGAACGAATGCGGAAACTGATTCAGGACTTCCTTACTCTTTCTCGCTTAGAAAGTGGTCGTGTGGAATGGCACCCAGAATCCCTCTCCCTAAGAGAGTGCATTGACCTTTCCCTGAGTAATGTTTGCGCTCGCCGTTCTGAAGATGAACGACCTAGTTTATCGCTTCAAGTTCCAGAGAACCTTCCATTAGTCAAAGCCGACGGGGAGTGGCTAGTTGAAACTCTAGCTAGACTTCTCGATAATGCTTGCAAATTTACCAGCCCACAAGGAGAAGTAAAAATAAGTATCCAAACACTGGATGATTCGATGATAGTAGTGATTATCGAAGATTCTGGACGTGGTATTGAACCCAATCGGCTGGAAACTGTCTTTGACCGCTTCTATCAAGAAGAAGGTGCTCTGCGGCGAACTACTGGGGGAACAGGGCTAGGTTTAGCAATTTGTCGCCAAATTGTCAAAGGCTGGGGTGGAAAAATTTGGGCAAATTCAGCTGGCAAAGACCAAGGTTCTCAGTTTTACTTTACTGTTCCCATTATCCAAACTCCAAAATCAAAGCACTCAAAAGCTCGGCGTAAACGTTAG
- the pdxH gene encoding pyridoxamine 5'-phosphate oxidase, which translates to MNTRVADLRKDYTLKGLSETDVHPNPFEQFKIWFDQAVAAELPEPNAMTIATATPDGKPSARMVLLKGYDQRGFVFFTNYESNKAQQLIENPWAAITFWWAELERQVRIEGRVEKLTAAESDGYFNSRPKGSQLGAWVSDQSQVIPSREVLEQRLQQLKQDYENKEVPRPPHWGGFRVIPSEIEFWQGRPSRLHDRLLYNRGEDGDWVIKRLSP; encoded by the coding sequence ATGAATACTAGAGTAGCTGATTTACGTAAGGATTACACATTGAAGGGTTTGAGTGAAACCGATGTCCACCCAAATCCTTTCGAGCAATTCAAAATTTGGTTTGACCAGGCAGTGGCTGCCGAGTTGCCAGAACCGAATGCCATGACTATAGCTACAGCAACACCAGATGGTAAACCTTCCGCCCGGATGGTACTGCTGAAAGGCTACGATCAGCGGGGTTTTGTCTTTTTCACTAATTATGAAAGTAACAAGGCGCAGCAGTTAATCGAGAATCCTTGGGCTGCCATCACCTTTTGGTGGGCTGAGTTAGAACGACAGGTACGGATTGAGGGGCGAGTGGAGAAGCTAACAGCCGCTGAGTCTGATGGTTATTTTAACAGCCGTCCCAAGGGTTCTCAGCTGGGGGCTTGGGTGTCAGATCAAAGCCAAGTCATCCCTAGTCGTGAGGTGTTGGAGCAACGACTACAGCAACTGAAGCAGGACTATGAAAATAAAGAGGTACCTCGTCCACCCCACTGGGGAGGGTTCCGGGTAATTCCATCAGAAATTGAATTTTGGCAGGGACGTCCCAGTCGGCTCCACGATCGGTTGCTCTACAATCGTGGTGAGGATGGGGATTGGGTGATTAAACGATTGTCCCCTTAG
- a CDS encoding LapA family protein, producing the protein MRQINFLLIFALCLALVLFGLENTQSVSIRIIDGIQVKAPLAIALILAMWLGAVIAWLFNLWTRFINFIGTRKMVGQIRSKDEQIRQLEDDIQQYKIEIEQKQLLLSASDPLSDNPLLD; encoded by the coding sequence ATGCGACAGATTAATTTTTTGCTGATTTTCGCTTTATGTCTGGCACTAGTCTTATTTGGCTTGGAAAATACCCAATCTGTTTCCATTAGGATTATTGATGGTATCCAGGTTAAGGCTCCCTTGGCGATTGCACTGATTCTAGCCATGTGGCTTGGAGCAGTAATAGCCTGGTTATTCAACTTGTGGACGCGATTTATCAATTTTATAGGAACTCGTAAGATGGTTGGGCAGATACGCTCGAAGGATGAACAGATTAGACAATTAGAAGACGACATTCAACAATACAAAATTGAGATTGAACAGAAACAGTTGCTTTTATCGGCATCTGACCCATTGTCAGATAATCCACTATTAGACTAA
- the tnpA gene encoding IS200/IS605 family transposase produces MPEQYKSNNNVVYSCKYPVIVCPKYNIQKVLKGNLETRLKELIREACRNMDLEIIEMEVMPDHLYLAIEVNYKFGVYKAVKH; encoded by the coding sequence ATGCCTGAGCAATATAAGTCTAACAACAATGTTGTTTACTCTTGTAAGTACCCTGTTATAGTTTGCCCTAAGTACAACATACAAAAAGTTCTTAAAGGCAACCTTGAGACCAGGCTCAAAGAGTTAATTAGAGAAGCTTGCCGGAACATGGATCTTGAAATTATAGAGATGGAAGTAATGCCAGACCATCTATATCTTGCTATCGAAGTTAACTATAAGTTTGGAGTTTATAAAGCAGTCAAACATTAA
- a CDS encoding segregation/condensation protein A: MTTTPATEAIAILIDVAQRGEIDPWDVQVIDVIDRYLSTLALDSDPELGYRDTDLSQSGQAFLWASMLVLLKADTLERLEEPEELEEPEELDGSEEIGGRGDRGLPRNLERHLRRRSAARPPKRRPVTLPELIQQLQDMAVQLGENPLPSRKKGTRSSARSQAARIAHLAHDENLTEIATRLEEFLCRYWYELAADKDWLNLNQLLEWWTLSPSSVASTSPGSSYQEDKLGTAKMSGKADTQAAIAPIESPIGDRVSVFWGLLLLSAQSKVELCQEEFYQDIKIRKLES, translated from the coding sequence ATGACTACAACACCTGCTACCGAAGCGATCGCTATTCTCATTGATGTGGCACAGCGGGGAGAAATTGACCCATGGGATGTTCAGGTAATTGATGTCATTGACCGCTATCTAAGTACACTGGCATTAGACAGTGATCCAGAACTCGGATACCGTGACACGGACTTGTCTCAGTCTGGGCAAGCGTTTCTATGGGCATCCATGCTAGTTCTACTGAAAGCCGATACCTTGGAACGTTTAGAAGAACCCGAGGAGTTGGAGGAACCCGAAGAACTGGATGGGTCCGAGGAAATTGGTGGCAGGGGAGATAGAGGTTTGCCTCGCAATCTAGAACGTCATCTACGCCGTCGCTCTGCTGCCCGACCCCCTAAAAGACGCCCAGTAACCCTGCCAGAGCTAATTCAACAGTTGCAGGATATGGCAGTCCAACTGGGTGAAAACCCCTTACCTTCCCGTAAAAAAGGGACTCGCTCTAGTGCCCGTAGTCAGGCAGCTCGTATTGCCCATCTAGCTCACGATGAAAACCTGACCGAGATTGCCACACGGCTGGAGGAATTTCTATGCCGCTACTGGTATGAGCTAGCGGCAGACAAGGATTGGCTGAATTTAAATCAGTTGTTAGAGTGGTGGACGTTATCCCCATCATCAGTTGCATCAACTTCCCCTGGTTCTTCTTACCAGGAGGACAAACTCGGAACAGCCAAGATGTCGGGAAAAGCTGACACACAAGCAGCGATCGCTCCTATTGAATCACCAATAGGGGACAGAGTTAGTGTTTTCTGGGGACTGCTATTGTTATCTGCTCAGTCTAAGGTTGAGTTATGCCAAGAGGAATTCTACCAAGATATAAAAATCCGTAAATTGGAGTCATGA
- a CDS encoding NDP-sugar synthase: MKAMILAAGKGTRVRPITYTIPKPLIPILQKPVMEFLLELLRQHGFNQIVVNVSHLANEIESYFRDGQRFGVEIAYSFEGRIVDGQLVGEALGSAGGMRKIQDFYPFFDDTFVVLCGDALIDLDLTAALKFHKEKGAIATLVAKPVPREQVSSYGVVVTDETGRIKAFQEKPSVEEALSTNINTGIYIFEPEIFKYIPSGQEYDIGGELFPKLVETGAPFYAVPMDFQWVDIGKVPDYWRAVRGVLLGEINNVPIPGKEVAPGIYTGLNVAVNWDKVDIKGPVYIGAMTHIEDGAKIIGPTMIGPNCWICSGATVENSVIFEYSRLGAGVRLVDKLVFGRYCVDKTGAAIDVQAAALDWLITDTRQSLPVTEPAERQAIEEILSSKI; the protein is encoded by the coding sequence ATGAAAGCCATGATTCTGGCAGCTGGCAAGGGAACTCGCGTTCGCCCTATCACTTACACTATTCCCAAGCCATTGATTCCCATCCTGCAAAAACCAGTAATGGAGTTTTTACTAGAACTATTACGACAACATGGCTTCAACCAAATTGTGGTCAACGTCTCTCACTTGGCTAACGAAATTGAAAGCTATTTTCGAGATGGGCAACGCTTTGGCGTTGAAATTGCTTATTCCTTTGAAGGTCGCATTGTTGATGGTCAACTGGTTGGGGAAGCCCTCGGCTCAGCTGGTGGCATGCGTAAGATCCAGGACTTTTATCCCTTCTTTGATGATACATTTGTGGTGCTCTGTGGTGATGCCCTGATTGACCTGGACTTGACAGCAGCACTTAAATTCCATAAAGAAAAGGGAGCAATTGCTACCCTAGTGGCAAAACCTGTACCACGAGAACAGGTTTCTAGCTACGGTGTCGTAGTTACAGATGAAACTGGTCGAATCAAAGCTTTCCAAGAAAAACCCTCAGTGGAGGAAGCCCTCAGTACCAATATCAACACAGGAATTTACATTTTTGAGCCAGAAATCTTTAAATATATCCCCTCTGGTCAGGAATATGATATTGGCGGCGAACTGTTTCCCAAACTTGTGGAAACGGGGGCTCCTTTCTATGCGGTGCCAATGGATTTCCAGTGGGTTGATATAGGTAAAGTCCCAGATTACTGGCGAGCTGTTCGAGGTGTGCTGCTTGGAGAAATCAATAATGTACCGATTCCCGGCAAAGAAGTCGCTCCCGGAATCTATACTGGCTTAAATGTGGCCGTGAATTGGGACAAAGTAGATATCAAAGGTCCGGTTTACATTGGTGCTATGACCCACATCGAAGATGGGGCAAAGATTATCGGACCAACTATGATTGGTCCCAATTGCTGGATCTGTAGCGGAGCAACGGTTGAGAATAGCGTCATTTTTGAATACTCTCGCCTTGGAGCCGGAGTACGTCTAGTGGATAAGCTAGTGTTTGGACGCTATTGTGTTGACAAGACTGGTGCGGCTATTGATGTTCAGGCGGCAGCCCTAGATTGGCTGATTACTGATACCCGCCAGAGTTTGCCTGTCACTGAACCAGCAGAACGACAAGCGATCGAGGAAATCCTCAGCAGCAAGATTTAA